The genomic interval GGGTTATAGAAGGCTATACAGCTTTAATTGATCCTGAAAAAGTAGGGGATAAGCTACTGGTTTTTGTGAAAATACGTTTGAGCCGAACTAGCCAAGATGTATTTGAAGAATTTAAACAAAAAGCCATCGCACTAGCAGAAGTGCAAGAATGCTATTTAGTGTCTGGAAATTTCGATTATTTAATTAAAGCCCGCGTTGCAGATATGGGTGCCTATCGGACTTTTTTAGGTAAAACACTTTTAACGCTTCCGGGTGTGCAAGAAAGTACCAGCTATGTAGTGATGGAAGAATTAAAAGAGACCCTTAATCTAGCCATTCTATGAGTATTATTTTTATTTTCAAAAATTAACTCATCACGTACTACGCGCTATTTATTAATAGACTAACTCGCCACGCTCAATTTTCCAGGACTGTGACTGTCCTCCTGTAAATCCCTGCCATGTCATAAGGCTGATTTCACCATAGCCATTGGGATTAGCCTCAATTACATACACTTGCATTTTAAAATCAGAAATTGGTTGCTTGGCTTTAAGTGTTTTTGGACGATCATTCGCCTGAACAAAATAAGCTTTTTGTCCGTAAACTTTGCCCACCCCGAATTCGTCAGTGACGATATATGAAGCCTCATTTAAACCGATAGCACGCATTTTTTCTTTCGGGTTTTCAGCTTGGGCTCTAGCAAGAAATCCTGCCAACCTGCTATGGCGAGTTTCACCTTCTATGACTCGATCTACATGAGTTTCATTGAACGTATTTTCCAAAAGTGGATGCTGAATTAAATCATCATGAAACAGATCTTGTGATTCTTTATGATAGGGATCATTCAGCAACTCGCTTCCGATGACGGCTTTTTTATATCTAGGAGCGTAATAACTACTACCTAAAATAGCCATACCAGCACTGGTTCCGCCAATCGCTTTACTTTGAACATGTTCGTTTAAACTCTGGGACAGTTTCGTCCCTTTCCAAAAGTCCTCATATCGATTTTGATCACCGCCTGCAATCCAAATCACTTCAGCTTCTTTTATCAGTTGATTCACGGCCGGGTGATTAGCGTCTTCAATACTATCAATGGATATTTCTGCAGCACTTTTTACAAACTCCGGAAACGTTCGACAAGCCCATTTCGCTTGAGAGCCTACACCATTTGAGCGAATAACAAGAAAATCGCCTCCGCCAGAAAGGGTCAGCCATTCCCGCGTGGCTTCTTTCTCACCGGGCTTGTTACCACCAGAACCGCCACTTAACATTAATGCCGCAGAGGTATTTTTCGCTGGAGTTGTGAAATCACCACACACTCGATCAAATTCGAAGGAATGTGAAAGGGGGGTGATGAAAATGAAAAATAACGCTACTAATCGCATACTATTTTTACCTACTACTCCAAGCAAGATCTACCATCTCGCTTAAGAAAACTGGCGTTGATTTAAGATTTCTTGAATCGGATAGCCACGGAACTGTTTGCTCTGATTCAAAATAACATGAGTGCTTATATTGGTAACCTGAGGACACTGCTGAATTAACTCGTTAGTCAGCAACATATAACGGCTCATATGAGAACATGCGAAACGTACAATAAAATCACAACCACCACTGACGGTATAAGCTTCTAACGCCTCGGGCATATCTTCTACCGCTTTTTCTAAAGCTTTAAATGCTTCCGGTGCATGATCCTTTAAAGCAATGGTCGCGATACACTGAACCGGTGCGCATAGACGTTCCACATCTACGATACCCAAAAAGTTTTTGATCCAACCGTCATCCATCAAACGCTGAAGACGTTGGTGGCAAGCACTGGTAGAAAGATTCACCTTGTCTGCCAATTCTTTGTTGGTCATACGACCATTGCTTTGCAGGGTTTGTAATATGCGTAGATCTAAACGATCAAGCTCTAATCCTGTAGTCATGGTTATTACCTATTGATTTATGGAAATTGAAACCGGCTCAATATCCATTCGAACATTAATAATAGAGTATTGATCTTGCGTGCCATTGGTACGCCAATACCCCTCACTTTGTTTGCTTTGAGAAAAACGATAGAGAATCCCTTTTCCTGATTCGTTAAAGCTATACCGCCTAATTTCGCTATTCGCTTTATTATCCAATAATTCGTATCCAAGGAGATGAGCCAAACGGTGGTTGGCTACAGCCATACCCGCACCTTGTTTAGCTGCCTCGGAGAAATATTCGCTCCCTATGGTCAAGTTTTTTACATTGAGTAGAGCTTGTTTTCGAATGTCATATTCATCACCCGAGGACAACAAGGATACATAGATATTCTGCGCATCAAATGGCTCATAATTAACCTGTGCTGACGTAGCATCAACAATAGTGATATTACCTGCGCCTACAGCACTTATGGTTTGCTTCTCAAGGTCTACAACCATAGCCGTATCTTCATCTACGGCATAGCCCATTTTGGTTTCTTGATCTGCTAGGGTTTTAACTAAACGTCCCAAGCGAGCTTTACGATCAAAATGTTGATCGACTATACCGTATTCAAAAAAGCCTAAGCCATGATGTAAATAGAGTTGTCCCTGCTCTTGCGTTTCCATGCCGTAATACTGATCTGACTGGGGCTGGGTAATCGCCGAAAAACTATCACCGGCCGCAATCATTGTCTCGCTCATCATAGCGGCACCAGCGGAAGTTCCACCAATAACCGCTCCATGTTTCAGCAACAATTTTAATTCCTTTAACAGAGGACTTGGCTCATCTTTGCTTGGGCGAATCGAGTCAATAATGCGCATTTGATCTCCACCGGTAAACCAAATAGCAGAAGCATCTTTAATCTGAGCGACTTTTTCTTCATCGAATGCATTGTCTTTCCATTTGCGTTCGTCGAAATCGGTCGTGCTATCGTCCGTCACAGCTAGTGGGAATATTGATATCTGTTTTTCATCCAAGCCGTAACGCACTAGATCTTTAGAAAAAGCGTTTGCACTTTTTAATGGTTTACCAGATGCCACTGGAATAATCACAACCTTGCCATCCTGCTTTGGCATTGCATTGATCAACGCTTCATAAAGAGCTTGGTTATCACTACGGATAGCGCCACCGGCAATGACTAGCTTGCCATTGCTTGATGCTTCGCTCGCACAAGCTTGTAGCGAAAACAAGCTGATAATCAGAACTAAAAAACGCATTGCTTTGCCTCTTACTCTTAACCTTTAACTTAGCCTTAAACTAAATTTAAATATCTACTGTAACTTTAATGAGAAAACGCAGTTTTACCGACGATTTTGTTATTCAGTTTTAGCCATTTACCTCGACTCATAACGGAATTTACTGCCAGGCTATCACGATCTAATAAACACAGGTCGGCATCGAAACCCTTTTTAACTTCCCCTTTTTGTTTAAGACCTAAGACTTTCGCTGGATTGCGAGTAATACAGGCCAAAGACTTATCCAAAGTGATGTCATAGTCTTTCACGGCACGAACCATTTCAAAATGCAACGAGCTGATAGAACCAATATCTAATCCATCCAATCGTCCATTAGCATCGAAGTGTGGCAAATAACCTTGTGCATCGGAACTAAACGTAATCTTATCCGGAGATACACCCATATTTAACAACTTAGCTAATCCTTCACCCGCTGGAATATCACCGGTACGAATTAGGTGGTCATTGGTGCTTGCGGTTAAATCAATAGTGCCACCTTGCTTGGTAAATTCCGCACCAGCCTGCAATAAACTCAAGGTACGATTAATATGAGTCGGATAAAATTGGTTGATACCCACATCATAGTCGCGACAGGTTTCATGCAAAATGTCCAAGTAGGTTTCGCTAGCACCGGTATGAATCATGACAATGCCAGACTTCCCACTTAATAAACCCCCAACTCGAGCGTCCGCAGCGATACGAGCAAGTTCGTGGGTTGTCGGTTGCGAACCTCGCTTGTCCGCAATCGCTATTTCACCAACACCAATCACAGGATCAATAAAAATAATATCGTCGCGAAGACTGCCACTGATGTTCTTAACAGGAATTTCATAACTCCCGGTGTACATAAAGCAGTTTAAGCCATCCGCGTTTAGCGCTTGGGTTTTACCAAATAAGTCTCCAAGTGTACGTGTCGTGGCATCTGTTCCTAATGCACCTACCATTGACGTAACACCTGCATTAACCGCATCGAAGAAATCCAGTTCAGGAGTACGTGTATTAAAGCCACCCTCACCACCGCCACCGGTAATATGCACAAGTGAATCTACAAAGCCTGGTGTTAATATTTTTCCGTTGGCGTCAACTACATCAATCAACTCACCCATAGCGAAATCTATCTCACTATCGATATAAGCGATGCGTCCATCCGCTATTAAAACATCGCACTTACCCAAGTAATGCGGTGCATAAACTTCACTGTTTTTGATTAGTGTAAACATGTTCACCTAGTTAAAATTCAATACCACAGCTAATACCATGGTCAAAAAAGACAATATAAAAACAACTAACATTGGCTTGGCGATGAATCGAATCCAAGTGCCCCAGTCAACTTTCGCTGCCCCCAAACATCCCATTAGTGCAGCGGACGTTGGCACCAAAATATTGGTTAGGCCATCACCTAATTGAAATGCCAGTACAGCGACTTGTCGGCTAACACCTAAAAGATCAGATAGCGGTGCCATAATTGGCATTGTCAACGCTGCCTGGCCACTACCAGACGTCACAAAGAAATTAAAAATACTTTGGAATAAAAACATACAACTGGCGGCCAAGGTTTCGGGCAAACCCGCTAACGCTTGCGATGCACTATTCAAAATGGTGTTAAGTACGCTTGGTGTTTCAGCGCCGTCGCCACCCAAAACAAGTACGATACCTTTTGCAAACGCCACGACTAACGCAGCGGGTAATAGTTGTCCTGCACCATGGCGAAACGCTTCAATAGCACTGTTGGCGGTCATGCCATCTAAGCGAAAAATAATGCCAACGATAGCCGCCGCCAAACCCATGGTGAAAAATTGGCTAGCAATTTCTGGTAAGTAATAACCCTGTGTTGTTACACCCCAGATCATCCAACCAATGCCTGCGGTCAATACCAATAAAATGAACCAATCACCTAAACCTAAGTGCTTTGCTTCTTCACCAAGATTCACTTTCTCCGGCCGGTTTGATTGATCCTGTGCAAAGGTCAATGACCGTTCGGGGTTACGCTTGATACGCAGGGCATAAATGGTTGCAAAGGTGGCACCAAGCAAAGTAAACACAACCCACAATGCCATTCTAAAACCTGAACCCGAAAGTAAAGGCAGGCCCGCAATACCTTGCGCCACACTGACTGAAAACGGGTTCATCCAAGAACATGCAAACCCGATTTGTGTCGCAACATAGCTCACCACAAGCGCAGTAATACTGTCATAACCCATGGCCAAAAAGACGGGGACAATGATTAATACAAAAGGAATGACTTCCTCTCCCATGCCAAACACAGCACCACCTAGAGAGAAAGCAAAAAAGAGTACTGGCACCGCTAAAATTTCCAGCTTTTGACTTTTTGCAATTAAACGCATTAAGCCGCGGTGAATGGCGCCGGTTGACATAA from Bermanella marisrubri carries:
- a CDS encoding Lrp/AsnC ligand binding domain-containing protein, which translates into the protein MAQTIELSKTDKKILQELQLDGRISFAELARRVGLSNTPCFERVKRLEREGVIEGYTALIDPEKVGDKLLVFVKIRLSRTSQDVFEEFKQKAIALAEVQECYLVSGNFDYLIKARVADMGAYRTFLGKTLLTLPGVQESTSYVVMEELKETLNLAIL
- a CDS encoding cyanophycinase, yielding MRLVALFFIFITPLSHSFEFDRVCGDFTTPAKNTSAALMLSGGSGGNKPGEKEATREWLTLSGGGDFLVIRSNGVGSQAKWACRTFPEFVKSAAEISIDSIEDANHPAVNQLIKEAEVIWIAGGDQNRYEDFWKGTKLSQSLNEHVQSKAIGGTSAGMAILGSSYYAPRYKKAVIGSELLNDPYHKESQDLFHDDLIQHPLLENTFNETHVDRVIEGETRHSRLAGFLARAQAENPKEKMRAIGLNEASYIVTDEFGVGKVYGQKAYFVQANDRPKTLKAKQPISDFKMQVYVIEANPNGYGEISLMTWQGFTGGQSQSWKIERGELVY
- a CDS encoding Lrp/AsnC family transcriptional regulator; amino-acid sequence: MTTGLELDRLDLRILQTLQSNGRMTNKELADKVNLSTSACHQRLQRLMDDGWIKNFLGIVDVERLCAPVQCIATIALKDHAPEAFKALEKAVEDMPEALEAYTVSGGCDFIVRFACSHMSRYMLLTNELIQQCPQVTNISTHVILNQSKQFRGYPIQEILNQRQFS
- a CDS encoding cyanophycinase, which encodes MRFLVLIISLFSLQACASEASSNGKLVIAGGAIRSDNQALYEALINAMPKQDGKVVIIPVASGKPLKSANAFSKDLVRYGLDEKQISIFPLAVTDDSTTDFDERKWKDNAFDEEKVAQIKDASAIWFTGGDQMRIIDSIRPSKDEPSPLLKELKLLLKHGAVIGGTSAGAAMMSETMIAAGDSFSAITQPQSDQYYGMETQEQGQLYLHHGLGFFEYGIVDQHFDRKARLGRLVKTLADQETKMGYAVDEDTAMVVDLEKQTISAVGAGNITIVDATSAQVNYEPFDAQNIYVSLLSSGDEYDIRKQALLNVKNLTIGSEYFSEAAKQGAGMAVANHRLAHLLGYELLDNKANSEIRRYSFNESGKGILYRFSQSKQSEGYWRTNGTQDQYSIINVRMDIEPVSISINQ
- the iadA gene encoding beta-aspartyl-peptidase encodes the protein MFTLIKNSEVYAPHYLGKCDVLIADGRIAYIDSEIDFAMGELIDVVDANGKILTPGFVDSLVHITGGGGEGGFNTRTPELDFFDAVNAGVTSMVGALGTDATTRTLGDLFGKTQALNADGLNCFMYTGSYEIPVKNISGSLRDDIIFIDPVIGVGEIAIADKRGSQPTTHELARIAADARVGGLLSGKSGIVMIHTGASETYLDILHETCRDYDVGINQFYPTHINRTLSLLQAGAEFTKQGGTIDLTASTNDHLIRTGDIPAGEGLAKLLNMGVSPDKITFSSDAQGYLPHFDANGRLDGLDIGSISSLHFEMVRAVKDYDITLDKSLACITRNPAKVLGLKQKGEVKKGFDADLCLLDRDSLAVNSVMSRGKWLKLNNKIVGKTAFSH
- the yfcC gene encoding putative basic amino acid antiporter YfcC, which gives rise to MSSIQEQDSVEESKQVTPASKMPDTYLILFFVALFAFALTYIVTPGSFETVEQVSSDGKVRQVIDPDSFSYADEKEAGLPLFAAGGEMGFLNLPFEGMVSGSKWGASIGVFAFILITGGAFGIIMSTGAIHRGLMRLIAKSQKLEILAVPVLFFAFSLGGAVFGMGEEVIPFVLIIVPVFLAMGYDSITALVVSYVATQIGFACSWMNPFSVSVAQGIAGLPLLSGSGFRMALWVVFTLLGATFATIYALRIKRNPERSLTFAQDQSNRPEKVNLGEEAKHLGLGDWFILLVLTAGIGWMIWGVTTQGYYLPEIASQFFTMGLAAAIVGIIFRLDGMTANSAIEAFRHGAGQLLPAALVVAFAKGIVLVLGGDGAETPSVLNTILNSASQALAGLPETLAASCMFLFQSIFNFFVTSGSGQAALTMPIMAPLSDLLGVSRQVAVLAFQLGDGLTNILVPTSAALMGCLGAAKVDWGTWIRFIAKPMLVVFILSFLTMVLAVVLNFN